The window CTGGTAACCAGATCCAGTCCCGATCTCAAGAACTTTCTCGTGACCCTTGAGCTCCAGATGCTCAAGCATATAAGCGACTATAAACGGCTGAGAAATGGTCTGACCGTATCCAATCGGCAATGAATGGTCTTCGTAGGCACATCTGATATCATCGGGCAACACGAACAAATGGCGCGGTACTTTCAAGAACGCCCGAATAACGCGCATGTCCTTGATGCCCCGGGTGATGATCTGGCTTTCGGTCATTCCCTGCGCGGACGCAGAAAAATCCTGATTGTTGCCTGAAAGATTTGTGTTGTTTTTCTTATCGATAATAGACTTTTGCGGACTATTTATTTAGGCGGCAGGCCCATATTGAACTTTATCTTCAAAGCCCCTATTTCCAGGACATCCCCGCCCTTAAGGCGATAGTCATCGACCGGCTGGTTATTGACTTTGCCCAGAGCGCTCTTGCTGAAGTTGATGAACCGGAATCCTATTTCGTCACGGATAATCATCGCATGCCGGGGCTGAATAAACCAACCGCTTATTTTAAACTCACACTTGGATGACTTGCCGAAAAACGTGGCTGACTTCATTATCGAATAATTGACGTCGCGCTTTTTCTCCTGATAAGTCAGGTAAGCCGTAAACGGGCTGGCCCTTTCCTTCTGCTTAAGTTCCAACTGCTTGACATTAAGCGCGATGGTATGCTCAGGGTCTATTTTCTGAACATCAAACTTATCGACTTTTTCCACCTCATTTTTAGGTATCTTGAAAAATATCGAATAGTTCCAGATGGCGATTTCATCGCCGTCATTCAGGTAATGCTTGGTTACTTTCTCGCCCTTGACAAACGTCCCATTACCGCTGCCCAGGTCGGAAAGCACGTAAACATCGTTTTGCTTTTCAATCTTGGCATGATGGCGGGAAATCCCGGAATTGTCTATCCTGACGTCGCAAGTCGGGTCGCGACCGATAAGAATCGTATCTTTATCGATGTGGAAAGTATTAACCGGCTTACGCTCAAATGTTAATACAAGTTCTACCATATTTTAATTAACAACCGGATAAACACTGACCTTCTTGCCGCCTTCGAATTTAACCTTACCGGCGATAAGGGAATAAAGTGTATCATCACGGCCAATATCCACATTCCGTCCCGGTTTATGAAGCGTGCCGCACTGGCGGACAATGATGCCGCCGGGCTTGACCAATTCGCCGCCGAAACGCTTGATGCCGCGGCTTTGGGCATTGCTGTCCCGGTCATTCCTGCTTGAACCGCCGCCTTTTTTATGCGCCATATATAATCTCCTTAGCTAATCCTGTAATCCAGTAGACCTATGTATAGATTATTTTAAAGTACTGTCAAGAAAAATACCGGTTAACCGGCCGAATTATCCGCTATTCCCCTTTGGGCATATCCGAGAAATAAGCGAAATCACCGATGGTCGAAAACAGCAGCTCGCTGTAATCAACCAAATTAAACTTATTGGTTTCGACCGGGACAATCGTCCTGAACGGCACCTGGTAGCGCTTGTAAGCCCGGTCCGGCGTGTTGAACTTGTAATCAACATGGCCACTGCCGAGCACAATCATAACCTGGGCGTCTTTATCGTTCGCCGCCTTAAGATGGTTGGCAATGGTCTCGCTAAAAGTCTCATCCCAAATGCACTGCATCAGGTAGAACCTATCCAGCATGCTGTTGTTCTTGATCGGCCCCATCGCGTTCATCATACCTTTGAACTTATCCATCACGAATTTACGGTGATCCTCGTTAGAGGTGTCGATATCCTTGGCTATCAGTTTCTGTTCCTCGGGCGTCAACTTATCCCAGCCCATATTAGCCATCTTTTGCTTGAGCGGTTTCTCCACGTTCAGGCCCACAGTCTTTATGTTATTAACCTTGGCGTATCTCAACATATCAATGTAATACTTATAATACACACCAAACCCATCCACACTCTTAGTATCAAACTCTTCATCACTAATTTTGCCGTTCATATAGTCATCGGTAATCTGCTGTTTGGAACGATAAAGGAATTCCATGGCCAGCGCCGTCTTGGGGTTAAGCTCGCGCATCCTCTTAAGCACCTTGAGCTGCAAATCATGGTGAGCCACGGTGGTGTGCGATTCGGCCACATAAACCGCCTGAATACCTTTTAAACGGCTTATCATCGTCTCGAAATCTATCACTTCCTTGGTCTTAAGATCCAGATACTTCGTGTATAATTCCGGGTAGCTCATCTTCTGGAGCAGTTCCAGCGACTTCTTGGCGTTCTGTTTCAGAACTTCCATCTGATTATCTCCTGTTTTATCCGCAGGTGCCGGGGCAGACGGTTGCTCCACTTTCACCTCGGTTACCGGTAGCGACTTCGCCTCGGCGACGGTCGGCGCGCTGCCGCAATGCGTATTAAACACAAAAATCAGACCCAATCCACAAAGAACACTCAACAACTTTATTGCTTTCATTATATTTTACTTCTCCTTTATAATTTTGCACCTATTCAATAATACTTCCCACGAAAAGTCAATGTTTTTCTCGATATTTTTAATATCCTCTTCGCTTAAACCCTTAAATCTGCCCTGAACCCCGATATATTGCCGGAGAATCTCAGGACGGGAAAGTACTTTAGACTTAGGCTTGTTCCGCGGTTCTTGCGGGTCAGGCAGATTAAGCGTATATTTTATGCCGTTCTCGACCTCATAAAGCGGGAAATACCTTGACTGCACCGCCTGCCGGGCCAGCTTAATCGATAAATCAGGCAATGTCTTCCATCCGGGCAGGCACGGCGCGAATATGTGAATGAATCTGGTGCCGGTAACCGACTTGGCCTTCCGGAGCTTGCGGACCAAATCGTCCGGGTAAGCCACCGAAGCGGTAGCCGCATAAGCCACCTTGTGCGCCACCATAATGTCCATAATATTCTTCTTGGGCTCCCCTTTCCGGGCCGGCGTGGTCGTGGTCCAGGCGCCCCAGGGCGTAGCTGAACTGCGCTGGATACCGGTATTCATATAAGCCTCATTATCATAGCAAACGTAAATAAAGTTCTCCTGCCGCTCGGCCGCACCGGACAAAGCCTGCAAGCCGATGTCAAACGTACCGCCGTCGCCGGCCCAGGTCATGACCGTGATATCCTTCTTGCCCAGAATATCCAGCGCCGCGCGTACTCCCGAGGCCATTGAGCCGCCTGTTTCAAAAGCGGTATGGCCCAGCGGCACCGTCACCGATGAATACGGGAACGGACCGTCAATGATGGACCAGCAACAGGCCGGCAATACAATCATCGTCTTCTTGCCCAGCGCCTTAAGAGCCAGCTTCATGGCCAGTGCCCCGCCGCAACCCGGGCAGGCCACGTGGCCCGAGCGCATGAATTCCTGGTCCGGAACATTACCTTTGAATATCATACCAATTCCTTCTTCAACCCGACCCAGATTGACCTGTCCGCCGGTGTTTTGGCCTTCTTGGTCTGGTAATAAATATCTTTTATCGTATCCGGCGTGACGTCTCGGCCGCCCATACCCACCACATAACTGTATATCTGCGGTTTCCGTGGCGTATTGCACATCGCCGCCTTGAGCTCCTGGCAGAATATCCCGCCCACGCCGAAAGAATTATTACGGTCTATCACCGCCACCTTCTTGGTCTTGGTGAGCACTGCGTTGATGGCCTTAGCCGGGAACGGCCTGAACAGCCTGACCTTGAGCAAGCCGACCTTTTCGCCCTTCTTGCGCAGCTCGTCAACCACATCGCGGCTGGTCGAGGTTATGGTCGCCGAGGTCAGCAGGATGATGTCCGCGCCGTCGCAACGGTACGCTTCAATGATTCCGTAACTACGTCCGAAGGCCCGCCCGAAATCGCGGTCCACCTGCTTGGCAACTTCCAAACCGTTTTGTATGGCCTGCTCTATCTGGTATTTGAATTCCATATTAAAATCCGGCGTGGTCAGTCCGCCGAATGACGAAGGCTTATTGATGTCCAGTTGGAAGGCCGGCTTGTAAGACGGCAGGAACCGGTCCACCTTCTTCTGGTCCGGCACATCGACCGGTTCGGAGGTATGCGAAAGCACAAAAGCGTCCAGCACCACCATCACCGGCAGGTAGACCTTCTCGGCAATCCGAAAGGCCTGAATGACCGTATCAATCACTTCCTGGTTGGATTCGCAGTAAATCTGCATCCAGCCGGTATCGCGCTGCGAAAGAGAATCGTTCTGCTCGGTCCAGATATTCCAGCCCGGACCGATGGAGCGGTTGACATCGGCCATAACGATGGGCAGACGGGCGTTGGCCGCCCAGTGAATCAGCTCGTGCATCAGCAGCAATCCCTGTCCGCTGGTAGCCGTAAAGGCCCTGGCCCCGGTCAGCGAAGC of the Candidatus Brocadiia bacterium genome contains:
- a CDS encoding transketolase C-terminal domain-containing protein, producing MREVISGNHCVSYGAMLSRAQVISAYPITPQTQIVEMLSEFCRTGRLNAKFIKVESEHSAMAACIGASLTGARAFTATSGQGLLLMHELIHWAANARLPIVMADVNRSIGPGWNIWTEQNDSLSQRDTGWMQIYCESNQEVIDTVIQAFRIAEKVYLPVMVVLDAFVLSHTSEPVDVPDQKKVDRFLPSYKPAFQLDINKPSSFGGLTTPDFNMEFKYQIEQAIQNGLEVAKQVDRDFGRAFGRSYGIIEAYRCDGADIILLTSATITSTSRDVVDELRKKGEKVGLLKVRLFRPFPAKAINAVLTKTKKVAVIDRNNSFGVGGIFCQELKAAMCNTPRKPQIYSYVVGMGGRDVTPDTIKDIYYQTKKAKTPADRSIWVGLKKELV
- the rpmA gene encoding 50S ribosomal protein L27 is translated as MAHKKGGGSSRNDRDSNAQSRGIKRFGGELVKPGGIIVRQCGTLHKPGRNVDIGRDDTLYSLIAGKVKFEGGKKVSVYPVVN
- a CDS encoding thiamine pyrophosphate-dependent enzyme: MIFKGNVPDQEFMRSGHVACPGCGGALAMKLALKALGKKTMIVLPACCWSIIDGPFPYSSVTVPLGHTAFETGGSMASGVRAALDILGKKDITVMTWAGDGGTFDIGLQALSGAAERQENFIYVCYDNEAYMNTGIQRSSATPWGAWTTTTPARKGEPKKNIMDIMVAHKVAYAATASVAYPDDLVRKLRKAKSVTGTRFIHIFAPCLPGWKTLPDLSIKLARQAVQSRYFPLYEVENGIKYTLNLPDPQEPRNKPKSKVLSRPEILRQYIGVQGRFKGLSEEDIKNIEKNIDFSWEVLLNRCKIIKEK
- a CDS encoding FHA domain-containing protein; this translates as MVELVLTFERKPVNTFHIDKDTILIGRDPTCDVRIDNSGISRHHAKIEKQNDVYVLSDLGSGNGTFVKGEKVTKHYLNDGDEIAIWNYSIFFKIPKNEVEKVDKFDVQKIDPEHTIALNVKQLELKQKERASPFTAYLTYQEKKRDVNYSIMKSATFFGKSSKCEFKISGWFIQPRHAMIIRDEIGFRFINFSKSALGKVNNQPVDDYRLKGGDVLEIGALKIKFNMGLPPK
- a CDS encoding ChaN family lipoprotein; the protein is MKAIKLLSVLCGLGLIFVFNTHCGSAPTVAEAKSLPVTEVKVEQPSAPAPADKTGDNQMEVLKQNAKKSLELLQKMSYPELYTKYLDLKTKEVIDFETMISRLKGIQAVYVAESHTTVAHHDLQLKVLKRMRELNPKTALAMEFLYRSKQQITDDYMNGKISDEEFDTKSVDGFGVYYKYYIDMLRYAKVNNIKTVGLNVEKPLKQKMANMGWDKLTPEEQKLIAKDIDTSNEDHRKFVMDKFKGMMNAMGPIKNNSMLDRFYLMQCIWDETFSETIANHLKAANDKDAQVMIVLGSGHVDYKFNTPDRAYKRYQVPFRTIVPVETNKFNLVDYSELLFSTIGDFAYFSDMPKGE